CGAAGAGACATCGCTCCCCGTTCCAAGAAGCGCCGGCCTCAGCGCGAACCATTTCGGCGCTGGCCGGCCGGGCGACCTCGCCAAGCTCTGGAAAAAAACAGGCCGTTCGCTGCGTAGTAGGGCGTTACAGCGTGCGGCGCACTAGTACCCGAGGAACGGTCACGCTCCGAGCTCGTGAGCGTCGGTTGCGCGCCAAGACGGGAGAAAAACCCAAGCCAGCTGGAGCCGAGGGCACGAAGTAACAAAGCACGCAGGTCTTCACTGTCACTCGTTGCCTACAGTACAGTCGACATAACTGCTGCTGCTTCTCCAAATACCAGGGTCATGAATAACTTCCCCGAGAACGTCGAGGAAAAACCGAACGCTGGCATAGCCGTGCCAGAGAGGACGAGAAGTAGCAGCCGGCATCCGCTAGATAGGCTCCTGAAGAAAACGCCGGAGGGATGGAGCGGGGCACTGCCTGGGGATGCGATAAGAAGTAGGAAGGAGCCGGAAGTGGCTCAGAGGCGACACTCCCATTGACTGCTGGGCACAGTTGCTGCCCCTGCGAGTCTTGCAAAGAGTGCGTGCACACATGGGTGCAACCGCTCGCCGCTACTATCGCGAGAATGCGCTGCGAACGCCGGCGCTACTACAACTCGTGCAGACTCATGGCTAGCAAACAGTCGCATATCCGCTCGCAGAAAGCACTGAACCCGCCTGAACAGCGGACTAGACGGCAAACTGGTAGATTACGTGGTAGTGGAAACGTAATGGCGACTAATGCTCTTCCGTCAGCACTGGCATGGATACCTACTGTACATAAAAAATATAACGTGGTTACATTCATGCTCCGAAGTACGGTTCCCTTTGTGAGCAACGTGGCCGCCGTTACAGTGCGCTAGGCTTGGGACGTGCTCAGATGCACCAACGCATAATCGTGCAATGAGTACAGAAGCGAGTGAATTAACAGCAGAGACGTAATACCAATGATTTTAATATGAGCTGCGCACAACGCAGAATTGAGGTTACCTTAGTAGATCATAGCGCAGTTGAAATGACTTTATAAGCCACTTTGACATAGcggcaagtttcgagaacttcAGCGCCAACGAAAAGGAGTGCGACATTAATTTGATACTTTACTGATTCGCAGTGCTCACAATGTGGAAAACAATGAAGTTATTCGCGAGAAGCACTAAAAATTTGTGCGCTAATCACTTTTGACTGCACTGCGAGCAGCCATCTTGTGGCACACTTCTGGTTGAACGCCAACGAATTTCATTGCCTGAGCGAAGAGACTCGCACTGATGCGAGTGCAGCAGCGGTGGACTAGCGCTATTGTCTCACGCAAATTACAAATTGATAATAGGCTAGTATTAACTGCGGAGGCTCATGAACAGCCGACGGCATCTGGGCGAGGATTTGAAAATGCCGGCTCGCGCCTAAAGCACAAAACGGGGTCGTCTGGTCCCCAAAGCGTACTCACCCATCCTTGGTGGTCCCTTATCCAGGGAAGAAGCCTCGTACAGACGTACGAAGACAACCAGGATGCGATGCTGTCCACCAGCTCCGACCAGTTCTTCTCGACACAGAGCGCCGACAGCTCCACACTGAATGCGAAGGCACCCACGATGCGTGCCCACGTAATCCCTTCGCTGAAGAGCTCGTTCAGGACGTCCATGTACGCTGTCTGGGCCACAGAGGGAGTCATGTCGAGTCGGCCACACATCTGAGTGAACTCCTCCCGGTATTTGGTGATGAATTCGTCCCCCAGCGTCCGCAGTACGAGAGCCACTTTGGAAGGTCGCTGCAATGGCGGGCACGTATTCCACTGAAGGCCGCGCCGGTTTAGCTGGTAACGCATGAAGTCGTTCACCAAATCGGTCACCTGATTCTTCTCAGCCTCGTTGACGGCCATGGTGGCGACGCCGGCGGCTACAGACACAGGAACGAGACAAAACTGCACCGAGCCTTCAACCGCACACTCGCCGCTCACCGGCAACACAATTCGTTGACTGCCGGCTCCCTCGACGCCGGCTTGAAAGCAGCTTTGCCGACTGCTCCCCCTGCGTGTATGAGGCACGCCGCCGAGTTGGACGCAGTTCGCCGTCTGCCGGTCGCTAGACGAAACACGCTCGCGCTGAAAAGGGGGCGTATAGCAACGATCGCGATGGCGACGCCGGCGGCGCGGTGCTCTATCTAGGCAATCTAGGCCGCGTTTGTAGCGTGCTCTAGTCGCGTTCTCGCCCTGCCTGCACCTTTTCATCCGCAGCAAAGCGCTGCGCAGTGAACGCTTGTGGCTGAAAGCCAATCAGCTGCGATAACACCGACACTCATGTAACCGGGGGAGCGATGAATACATCCTAGTCCGTTATCTCTGTTATAGTGCTTATCTTCTCCTGAGAGTGCAAGACGACCAAAATTAACGCAGATCAGTGAGCTGTCGTTTTCAGAACGTAGTTTTCCTTCTATTGAcagcacctttttttttaataccttaTCCCGCAGTTTGACAACGGATTGTACAAACTTCGTGCTATGTGCAGTAAATGATCAGCGAGTATGTCGAATGTTTCTCGCAGCCTATGAACTGTTAAAGCggcactaaagagaaaagttatttcttctgtatcagtaaattactcTTCCGGAATACCAAAAACAGCACTCTTACCCCGACTTGGTAATCgcgaaaaaaacgaaaaacgcaAAAGTCAGGTgacgacgccgccttgaagttttcgtgccgtcatggattttgacagcgcTTGCTAGGGCCCAGTTATTTTTTTAGCGGtaaagattgactacattgtgttctaaaggagccaaagactgaataTGGCAAGTTTCGTAAACTTTTACTGAGTGAAAtgccaaatacgaaaaaaaaaatggctgtggcttagctaaggttaagcccaggatgcgaagcatactagcctttattttaacgcgacagcgttaaggagctcgtgtcgcagaaaagccagccggtgtcgtcggcgtcggctcaggcgtgcggcgcttgctcaggcgcacatttcgttgtcgcgccgaacgctgcgttgctcgacgctcaccgcatccgatgcggggcgcgtagtcgctgcgccgtagcaaagccacctagaaacagtctctgtagcatgccgcaaccttcgcttctcattccaacgagcagctctgtctccaggagacatctcacctcgtgagtgtctagcagaggcaagcgcagttGCTTATATACCgcagcgacgccgcgagcgacggcgcgagttggagccccgtttctcctctgtcgtgacgtcatggcgtcacgtggtcagccttgaaggcgacgccgcgagcgacggcgcgagttggagccccgtttctcctctgtcgtgacgtcacggtgtcacgtggtattgaaggcgacaccgccgcgcctgaggagctgggttgagctctagtaatatgcttcgcataataaatactttgaaatccgtgacgtcacactgacgtgccgGTTCTTGGGTTTCGGCTTGAACTTAAATATGAAAATGACACTcagcttcattttctcttctaataagcGATCTATTATCGTATAAATAGCAACATACTTTTCAAAGAATTCTTTGTCAGACTAAATTGGATTAtcgttttgctttagtgtccctttgactTGAAATTGAAGGGTTCAGAAAAGTCCAGTTCCATCTTATTCCTAAGCTCACTACCAACATGGCAAATTAACTTGTTTAGTGGAAGGCGCACGTTCTGACAGCGTTAGAGCACGAGAGTAAGTTATAGTGCTTGATACGCCAGAATCGACTGCGGTGGGAATCACGACAGGCTCAGAAAGGCGTCGGAATGTTGCCGGCCGGCATCAACTCTGAAAtggcatttgtttttcttttatgaaaaaaaaaaatggtacggtgcaggggagggggggggggaggaaggaagAACAAAAGTGGCAGCGCATTCATCCTTATTTCGAGATAACTGACGACGCTGATGGCTGTTAGCAATCGTTCTTGTGATGTCTACGTAAATAGTGATGATGCGTTTATGTTATGATGGTTATTGTTATGATTACTGTCCCCCCTGCCATCTGTGAATCACGAAACCTTACGGGGACGTCAGCAGGCACACCAAGTGGAAATCTCGCTGCCAACTACAATGTCGAATGATACCACGACGCAGTATATCTTGCAACCACTGCGCACCAGTTGAAACATGTAGCATGTAGTTGTGTCCTTCTGCGCCGCGTTTCGGTTACCCTGGTCAAACGTTTCAGGGCTTCGGGTGAAACGCGCCCTTTCGCGAAATTTCGTGTGGCTGTCTTCCAGTCGCTGACTACGAATTCGGCTGCGGAGGAGGCGTACCCCAAGACGACTGCGACTTCCTCCCCGACCTTCGGCGAGGCTGTAATGATTGAGCTGGCAGCGATGGTTTGATTTTGTTGATCTAGTACAGCCGCTGTCGTGGCGTTTCGATCACGAACTCGGACGCGTCTACATGGGCCACGTCCCGAGAGTTTGGAAAGCGTTTCTATAAGGATTTGGCTCTTTCCTGCGTGTGCTCTTGTTTGTGCAGAGGGTGGGTGTTCTTATGTAATAGTGGCACGTGCATGTGTTTTCTGGAATGAACTCTGTTGGAGCGCCCCACTTTCGTCCGCATAGGGGGTTGTATATGTAACCCCGAGAGA
This Dermacentor albipictus isolate Rhodes 1998 colony chromosome 1, USDA_Dalb.pri_finalv2, whole genome shotgun sequence DNA region includes the following protein-coding sequences:
- the LOC135905468 gene encoding apoptosis regulator Bcl-2-like encodes the protein MAVNEAEKNQVTDLVNDFMRYQLNRRGLQWNTCPPLQRPSKVALVLRTLGDEFITKYREEFTQMCGRLDMTPSVAQTAYMDVLNELFSEGITWARIVGAFAFSVELSALCVEKNWSELVDSIASWLSSYVCTRLLPWIRDHQGWDGLVVFSEERDDTGAAESPWPIFKNVVCGVAVTALGALTLGAFLTSKS